GATCGCCCTCAATTTCGGCATAGGTGCTTTTTCCCGCTTGAATCTGCTCATCTGTCAGCCGCGCCATCTGCACATCAGTCGTGCGAAATAGGGGGCGGCTGCCAGCCGGAGTATTCAGTAACATTAAACTATACTCCCCCGTGCCATCATCGTAGGTGGCTTGTTGTACCGGATATTCTCCTTTAGAGACGGAGTTACGCACCGGAGCGCTTACCGTTTGGGTTGAACTGGTATTTTGCTGGGACGAGCCGCCACAAGCGGTTGTGGTCAGCAGTAAGGTAAAACACAGAAAGACAGTTAAGAGTTTACGCCACATAGAATTGAATCAGGTGATGTTATGCAATGGAATTATTCAGTCTATTGTATTAGGTGTGCCACGGCACTAGAGGGGGATGAGTTCAGAAAAATTCAGTAACAGTTGATCGTCCGTGAGGCGATCGCCCAATCGAGCAGGAGAAAAATGCACTTGAACGGCTCGCAGTCGCTCTTGATAATGGAGATTAATCATCGCCTTTAAGCCTTGACGTAGGGCGCTAAAGCTGGCTAAATCGGTTTCTAGATCGGGGGATTCTCCTTCAAAGGCGATCGTCATCATCACCACAATATTCTCCGTAATGGGCAGGGATAAAAGATCTTCCTCCTCTTCAGAATCGCCTAAATCCGGTTGACTCAAATAGCGCTGGGCTGAATCGGTAAACAACTCTTGCACATAATCAGCAGCTTCCCCTTCCTTCCACATTACATCTCCTTCATTCGCTGCCGATCGCCAATAGGATTCCCACTGTAACAAAGATTCAGCAATCTCCACTAAACCCTCGCCTAAGACTCCTAAATCTCCTTCTGCATCAATTGCCTCTTGTGCCTTTTGATTTAAAACACCGAGCAAAGGCGCAATCTCATCGCCCGCTAAATGGAGCATCAGCCGACAAACCACAAACCGAGTTCTAGCCATAGAATATACCTCTGTTCTTTCTACTTGGTGAGAATTAAGTGCGTAACTACGACGATCGCCTTACCCAACCATTAATGGTAAACCGACTATCGGTAAATTTCTTCGAGGAACAGCGCACTGGTAGCACTTCATGTAAATAGCGACTGAGGAAAAACACAATACTGTTGTGTCGGGGTTCGATCGTTTGGTAAGTATCGGCTTTGGCATAATAGCCATTTTTAATCTGACTGTCGTAAATCAGCAGTTCTCCACCAGTAAAATTTTTCGGTTGATTATGGAAATAGTAAACATAGGTTAGTTCTCTGCTGGCTGTGTCGGGAGAGCCGTTATCATTATGGAGCTTAAAATAATGACCGTCGTTATGGGCGGTTAATTGAGCTTCGATATCGTGGGGTTCAAACAGGGGACGATCCAATTGGGGTAAAACTTCTGGCATCATTCCTTTGATCCGTTCAATAATCATCTCGGAGAATTCAGGGAAGTGATAGAGAACGGTAGAATAGCGATAGTCGTCTTCTCCCGTGGAAGTGGTGGTATTGGTGAAGTCTTTTTGACGTTTTTTCACGTATTTGAGCAGGCGATCGCAGTCTTTGTCGCTGAGGAAGTGATCTAAATGGACAAACCGGGAGGTAATCGTATTGGAAACGGGAGCTAGGGGTTGGGGTGCAGGAGTAGCCATTTGCTGTGCTTTTTGCTGTGCTTTTTGCTGCACATACAACGGCGGTTCCGTCACTGCCCCAATTAGGTGATGACTGGGAAAACAGAGCGCCTGGCGATCGTCATTGAGGGGAATTTGAAACAGTTGGGAAGCCGAGGCTCCATTATTCCCTGTATTTCCGGTTTGGGAAGCTAAGACTTTCATCACCGCTACCAGAATAGGGGAATTGGAAGGTAAAGACAGGGTATACTGATGACCTCCGGCTAAGAGCAGGGTAACTTTAACGGTTTGAGTTGCTGTTGCTGGTTGAGTATTCATCGGATAAACAGATAGGGGTTAGGCGTAGCTTTTCGTCGATCTCGAATGTGACTTAATTTAGAAATTCTACACTTTGAATCTCTGATGTCCAAAATTTCCATTCGCCCTTATATTTTTTCAAGGTATGAATAACGACGATATAGTTATAGCTAGTCTCAATGAGTTGTACAACGGGAAATGCCCTCTCCCTAAATCCCTCTCCCACGGGAGAGGGACTTTTCCCCCTTCTCCTGCGGGAGAAGGGGGCAGGGGGATGAGGGGCAGCCATTACACAACTCATTTAGGTTTGCTATATCTCGAAATGGCGCTTCACCGGCTACTTTGATCGTGGTTTGGCTGGCACGGATTTGAGCTTTATCGTCTGTGAGTTCAATGATTTCCCAATCGTTGATTTCATATCTTAAATCAAAGAAATCCGTCGAATAGATTACGGTTTCTTCTGTGATTTCAAATTGGGGAGAATCTGGGTGCATGGTGTCCATATATCTATCGACGTTTTCAGCATTGAGAGCGTTTAAGTTTTCGTCGATCAAGGCTTGAATAGCTGCTCTTTCTTCAGCATTCTTTG
The sequence above is a segment of the Roseofilum capinflatum BLCC-M114 genome. Coding sequences within it:
- a CDS encoding DUF1517 domain-containing protein, with amino-acid sequence MARTRFVVCRLMLHLAGDEIAPLLGVLNQKAQEAIDAEGDLGVLGEGLVEIAESLLQWESYWRSAANEGDVMWKEGEAADYVQELFTDSAQRYLSQPDLGDSEEEEDLLSLPITENIVVMMTIAFEGESPDLETDLASFSALRQGLKAMINLHYQERLRAVQVHFSPARLGDRLTDDQLLLNFSELIPL
- a CDS encoding 2OG-Fe(II) oxygenase; translated protein: MNTQPATATQTVKVTLLLAGGHQYTLSLPSNSPILVAVMKVLASQTGNTGNNGASASQLFQIPLNDDRQALCFPSHHLIGAVTEPPLYVQQKAQQKAQQMATPAPQPLAPVSNTITSRFVHLDHFLSDKDCDRLLKYVKKRQKDFTNTTTSTGEDDYRYSTVLYHFPEFSEMIIERIKGMMPEVLPQLDRPLFEPHDIEAQLTAHNDGHYFKLHNDNGSPDTASRELTYVYYFHNQPKNFTGGELLIYDSQIKNGYYAKADTYQTIEPRHNSIVFFLSRYLHEVLPVRCSSKKFTDSRFTINGWVRRSS